In Papaver somniferum cultivar HN1 chromosome 1, ASM357369v1, whole genome shotgun sequence, a genomic segment contains:
- the LOC113360711 gene encoding cyclin-dependent protein kinase inhibitor SMR8-like, producing MKSPVLVEGKETEGNKKWVVAGILVRTPLKAINTNKKIEDGDNEEQWCSATTPTSVEARINSERLLCPPAPRKPRPSLKLHFNNKAMGFFNPPELESIFVSNF from the coding sequence ATGAAGTCTCCAGTATTAGTAGAGGGAAAAGAAACAGAAGGAAATAAGAAATGGGTAGTGGCTGGAATACTAGTTAGAACTCCATTAAAAGCAATTAATACAAATAAGAAGATTGAGGATGGTGATAACGAAGAGCAATGGTGTTCAGCTACAACTCCAACATCAGTTGAGGCAAGAATCAATTCTGAGAGATTATTATGTCCACCAGCTCCAAGAAAGCCAAGACCTTCATTGAAGTTGCACTTTAATAATAAGGCTATGGGTTTCTTTAATCCTCCAGAGTTAGAATctatttttgtgtccaatttttga